Proteins encoded in a region of the Variovorax sp. PAMC 28711 genome:
- a CDS encoding DUF2160 domain-containing protein: MFDWMVWTTPVAVFFTCIALMLAGMTVWEFKSPTVLRKGWLPIETTRGDRLFIGLLAAAYVNLVFIGLAGKFQEWLSLEAEPSIWISFVLSMGVLALVMRKG, encoded by the coding sequence ATGTTCGACTGGATGGTCTGGACCACCCCGGTGGCCGTGTTCTTTACCTGCATCGCGCTGATGCTCGCCGGCATGACCGTGTGGGAGTTCAAGTCGCCCACGGTACTGCGCAAGGGCTGGCTGCCGATCGAGACGACGCGCGGCGATCGGCTCTTCATCGGCCTGCTCGCGGCGGCCTACGTCAACCTCGTGTTCATCGGTCTGGCGGGGAAGTTCCAGGAGTGGCTGAGCCTCGAGGCCGAGCCGTCGATCTGGATCAGCTTCGTGCTGTCGATGGGCGTGCTCGCTTTGGTGATGCGCAAGGGCTGA
- a CDS encoding carbohydrate ABC transporter permease, translating to MNEKRFHKRSIFLLLYIVFALLPIYWMINMSFKTNEEILSSFSFFPQHFTWANYVRIFTDESWYSGYINSLIYVGINTVISLAVALPAAYAFSRYSFLGDKHVFFWLLTNRMTPPAVFLLPFFQLYSTVGLMDTHLGVALAHLLFNVPLAVWILEGFMSGIPREIDETAYIDGYSFPKFFVRIFLPLIKAGVGVAAFFCFMFSWVELLLARTLTSVNAKPIVATMTRTVSASGMDWATLAAAGVLTIVPGAIVIWFVRHYIAKGFAMGRV from the coding sequence ATGAACGAAAAACGCTTCCACAAGCGCAGCATCTTCCTGCTGCTGTACATCGTGTTCGCCCTGTTGCCCATCTACTGGATGATCAACATGAGCTTCAAGACGAACGAGGAAATTCTCTCGAGCTTCTCGTTCTTTCCGCAGCACTTCACCTGGGCCAACTACGTCCGCATCTTCACCGACGAGAGCTGGTACTCGGGCTACATCAACAGCCTGATCTACGTGGGCATCAACACCGTGATCTCGCTCGCGGTGGCGCTGCCCGCGGCCTATGCCTTCTCGCGCTATTCGTTCCTGGGCGACAAGCACGTCTTCTTCTGGCTGCTGACCAACCGCATGACGCCGCCCGCGGTGTTCCTGCTGCCGTTCTTCCAGCTCTACAGCACCGTCGGCCTCATGGACACGCACCTGGGCGTGGCGCTGGCCCACCTGCTGTTCAACGTGCCGCTGGCGGTGTGGATTCTGGAGGGCTTCATGAGCGGCATTCCGCGCGAGATCGACGAGACGGCCTACATCGACGGCTACAGCTTCCCGAAGTTTTTCGTGCGGATCTTCCTGCCGCTGATCAAGGCGGGCGTCGGCGTGGCGGCCTTCTTCTGCTTCATGTTCAGCTGGGTCGAGTTGCTGCTGGCCCGCACGTTGACCAGCGTGAATGCCAAGCCGATCGTCGCGACCATGACGCGCACGGTCAGCGCCTCGGGCATGGACTGGGCCACGCTCGCCGCGGCGGGTGTGCTGACCATCGTGCCCGGCGCGATCGTCATCTGGTTCGTGCGCCATTACATTGCCAAAGGCTTTGCCATGGGGAGAGTTTGA
- a CDS encoding carbohydrate ABC transporter permease codes for MSTTTKPVNQRAWFLILPVLICVAFSAIVPLMTVVNYSVQDIISPERRVFVGTEWFAAMMRDSELHEALFRQLGFSFSVLLVEIPLGVALALSMPAKGWKSSAVLVVIALSLLIPWNVVGTIWQIYGRADIGLLGYTLQKIGIDYSYTGNATDAWLTVLVMDVWHWTPLVALLGFAGLRSIPDAYYQAARIDGASKFAVFRYIQLPKMRGVLMIAVLLRFMDSFMIYTEPFVLTGGGPGNATTFLSQYLTQKAVGQFDLGPAAAFSLIYFLIILLLCFILYNWMQRVGTQKVEVEQ; via the coding sequence ATGAGCACGACGACCAAACCCGTGAATCAGAGAGCCTGGTTTTTGATCCTGCCGGTGCTGATCTGCGTCGCCTTCTCGGCCATCGTGCCGCTGATGACGGTGGTCAACTACTCGGTGCAGGACATCATCTCGCCCGAACGGCGCGTGTTCGTCGGCACCGAGTGGTTCGCCGCGATGATGCGCGACAGCGAACTGCATGAGGCGCTGTTCCGTCAGCTCGGCTTCTCGTTTTCCGTGCTGCTGGTCGAGATTCCACTGGGCGTCGCGCTCGCGCTGTCGATGCCGGCCAAGGGCTGGAAGTCGTCGGCCGTTCTGGTGGTGATCGCGCTGTCGCTGCTGATCCCGTGGAACGTGGTCGGCACCATCTGGCAGATCTACGGCCGCGCCGACATCGGCCTCTTGGGCTACACGCTGCAGAAGATCGGCATCGACTACAGCTACACCGGCAACGCGACCGATGCCTGGCTCACGGTGTTGGTGATGGACGTGTGGCACTGGACGCCGCTGGTCGCCTTGCTCGGCTTCGCCGGGCTGCGCTCCATTCCCGACGCCTACTACCAGGCCGCACGCATTGACGGCGCCAGCAAGTTCGCCGTGTTCCGCTACATCCAGCTGCCCAAGATGCGCGGCGTGCTAATGATCGCAGTGTTGCTGCGCTTCATGGACAGCTTCATGATCTACACCGAGCCCTTCGTTCTGACAGGTGGCGGTCCGGGCAACGCGACCACCTTCCTGTCGCAGTACCTCACGCAGAAGGCGGTCGGCCAATTCGACCTCGGCCCGGCCGCGGCCTTCTCGCTGATCTATTTCCTGATCATCCTGCTGCTGTGCTTCATCCTCTACAACTGGATGCAGCGCGTCGGAACCCAGAAGGTGGAGGTGGAGCAATGA
- a CDS encoding ABC transporter ATP-binding protein yields MARIDLDLAHAYRVNPQQDSDYALLPLKMSFRDGGAYALLGPSGCGKTTMLNIISGLLVPSHGSVTFDGRDVTKASPQERNIAQVFQFPVIYDTMTVAENLAFPLRNRKVPADQIKKRVGEIAEMLDMSAQLDQRAAGLAADAKQKISLGRGLVRSDVSAVLFDEPLTVIDPHLKWQLRRKLKQIHRELKLTLIYVTHDQVEALTFAEEVVVMTRGKAVQVGSAEALFERPAHTFVGHFIGSPGMNFLPAHSTGGMLDIAGTQLTGLRALPDGALKLGIRPEYLRLADAHAVGAVPATVTQVQDVGTHTMLSAIANDTPLKARLHSDLLPPAVGDTVWLKVLDAHTCYYRDEELVA; encoded by the coding sequence ATGGCACGCATCGACCTCGACCTCGCGCACGCCTACCGTGTCAACCCGCAGCAGGACAGCGACTATGCGCTGCTGCCCCTCAAGATGAGCTTCCGTGACGGCGGAGCCTATGCCCTGCTCGGTCCCTCGGGCTGCGGCAAGACGACCATGCTCAACATCATCTCGGGCCTGCTCGTGCCATCGCACGGCAGCGTCACCTTCGACGGGCGCGATGTCACGAAGGCCAGCCCGCAGGAACGCAACATCGCGCAGGTGTTTCAGTTCCCCGTGATCTACGACACCATGACGGTGGCCGAGAACCTGGCCTTCCCGCTGCGCAACCGCAAGGTGCCGGCCGACCAGATCAAGAAGCGCGTCGGCGAAATCGCCGAGATGCTCGACATGAGTGCGCAGCTCGACCAGCGCGCAGCCGGCCTGGCCGCCGACGCGAAGCAGAAGATCTCGCTGGGCCGCGGCCTAGTGCGCAGCGACGTGTCGGCCGTGCTCTTCGACGAGCCGCTGACCGTGATCGACCCGCACCTCAAGTGGCAGCTGCGCCGCAAGCTCAAGCAGATCCACCGCGAGCTCAAGCTCACGCTGATCTACGTCACGCACGACCAGGTGGAGGCGCTGACCTTCGCCGAGGAAGTGGTGGTGATGACGCGCGGCAAGGCGGTGCAGGTCGGCAGCGCCGAGGCGTTGTTCGAGCGGCCGGCCCACACCTTCGTCGGCCATTTCATCGGTTCGCCGGGCATGAACTTCCTTCCGGCGCACAGCACTGGCGGCATGCTCGATATAGCGGGCACGCAGCTCACCGGGCTGCGCGCTTTGCCCGACGGCGCGCTCAAGCTCGGCATCCGCCCCGAATACCTGCGCCTGGCCGACGCTCATGCCGTCGGCGCGGTGCCCGCCACCGTGACGCAGGTGCAGGACGTCGGCACCCATACGATGTTGAGTGCCATCGCAAACGACACGCCACTCAAGGCGCGGCTGCATTCCGACCTGTTGCCACCTGCGGTGGGCGACACCGTCTGGCTCAAGGTGCTGGACGCCCACACCTGCTACTACCGTGACGAGGAGCTGGTGGCATGA
- a CDS encoding ABC transporter ATP-binding protein, whose translation MQLTLERVTKKVGAQTWLYAQSIAPRSGAVTVLLGATQAGKTSLMRLMAGLDTPSEGKVLVDGRDVTGMPVRERNVAMVYQQFINYPSLTVADNIASPLKLRGEKNVDSQVRALADKLHIGMFLDRLPAELSGGQQQRVALARALAKNAPLMLLDEPLVNLDYKLREGLREELTQLFASGDSTVIYATTEPGEALLLGGYTAVMDAGELLQYGPTSEVFHEPKSLRVARAFSDPPMNLLAATAAPGGVQLVGGPALAMPLSAPGAATLTVGLRSGALHVDAAQGDLSLAGKVELAEISGSDTFVHVHTAVGELVAQLTGVHRFELGAALTLYFNASQAYVFDAAGDLLVAPRWRKGV comes from the coding sequence ATGCAACTGACACTCGAGCGCGTCACCAAGAAGGTGGGCGCCCAGACCTGGCTCTACGCCCAGAGCATCGCCCCACGCAGCGGCGCGGTGACCGTGCTGCTCGGCGCGACCCAGGCCGGCAAGACCAGCCTGATGCGCCTGATGGCGGGGCTCGACACGCCCAGCGAAGGCAAGGTGCTGGTCGACGGCCGGGACGTGACCGGCATGCCGGTGCGCGAGCGCAACGTGGCCATGGTCTACCAGCAGTTCATCAACTATCCCTCGCTCACGGTGGCCGACAACATCGCCTCGCCGCTCAAGCTGCGCGGTGAGAAGAACGTCGACTCGCAGGTGCGCGCCTTGGCCGACAAGCTGCACATCGGCATGTTCCTCGACCGCCTGCCGGCCGAGCTCTCGGGTGGCCAGCAGCAGCGCGTGGCACTGGCGCGTGCGCTCGCCAAGAACGCGCCGCTGATGCTGCTCGACGAGCCGCTGGTCAACCTCGACTACAAGCTGCGCGAGGGCCTGCGCGAAGAACTCACCCAGCTGTTTGCCAGCGGCGATTCGACCGTGATCTACGCCACCACCGAACCTGGCGAGGCACTGCTGCTCGGCGGCTACACGGCCGTGATGGATGCGGGCGAACTGCTGCAGTACGGCCCGACCTCGGAGGTGTTTCACGAGCCCAAGTCGCTGCGCGTGGCGCGCGCCTTCAGCGATCCGCCGATGAACCTGCTGGCAGCGACGGCGGCCCCGGGTGGCGTGCAACTCGTCGGCGGGCCGGCGCTGGCCATGCCGTTGTCCGCGCCGGGCGCGGCCACGCTCACCGTCGGCCTGCGTTCGGGTGCGCTCCACGTCGATGCAGCGCAAGGGGACCTCTCGCTCGCCGGCAAGGTTGAGCTCGCGGAGATCTCGGGCTCCGACACCTTCGTGCATGTGCACACGGCAGTCGGCGAACTGGTGGCGCAGCTCACCGGTGTGCATCGCTTCGAACTGGGCGCAGCGCTCACTCTGTACTTCAACGCGTCGCAAGCGTACGTCTTCGACGCCGCCGGCGATCTGCTCGTCGCTCCCCGCTGGCGAAAGGGGGTCTGA
- the glpD gene encoding glycerol-3-phosphate dehydrogenase: protein MNQYEKPESPAVNAVSPSPPADATDCDVLIIGGGINGCGIARDLAGRGWRVMLCEKDDLASHTSSSSTKLIHGGLRYLEYYEFALVRKALQEREVLLKSAPHIMWPLRFVMPHDPSTRPAWMIRIGLFLYDHLAKREVLPGSRGIDLRTHVAGKPLKPLFKRGFVYSDGWVDDARLVLLTAIDARARGAEVLTRTRCTSAQRAAEGWTATLEGPGGTRTVRARAVVNAAGPWAESFLRGVAHSAHGESMATKSLRLVKGSHLVVKRLFEHDHAYIFQSPDKRIIFAIPYQDDFTLIGTTDIELQGDDPGAAKIGNDEIVYLCEQVSRYFEKPLTPADVVWTYSGVRPLLDDASGDPSAVTRDYLLESNTAGAPLLSVWGGKITTFRKLAEDAADEVGQMLGQDRAQRPAWTDGAFLAGGDLSAWIGPHVKGARPDAEFERFVAAVQARYPWLDAKLARRLARAYGARIEELIGDATAMDDMGAAVAPGLHERELRFMQAREWVQTGDDALWRRSKLGLHYTSEQRAAVDAWLQVHPQH, encoded by the coding sequence ATGAATCAATACGAAAAACCTGAATCGCCCGCCGTGAACGCTGTTTCTCCCTCGCCACCTGCCGATGCCACCGATTGCGATGTGCTCATCATCGGCGGCGGCATCAACGGCTGCGGCATCGCACGCGACCTGGCGGGCCGCGGCTGGCGCGTCATGCTGTGCGAGAAGGACGATCTCGCCTCGCACACCTCATCGTCATCCACCAAGCTGATCCACGGCGGCCTGCGCTACCTCGAATACTACGAATTCGCGCTCGTGCGCAAGGCGCTGCAAGAGCGCGAGGTGCTGCTCAAGAGCGCGCCGCACATCATGTGGCCGCTGCGCTTCGTGATGCCGCACGACCCGTCGACGCGGCCGGCCTGGATGATTCGCATCGGTCTGTTCCTCTATGACCATCTGGCCAAGCGCGAAGTGCTTCCAGGTTCGCGTGGCATTGACCTGCGCACGCATGTAGCAGGCAAGCCGCTCAAGCCGCTGTTCAAGCGCGGCTTCGTCTACTCCGACGGCTGGGTCGACGATGCACGGCTGGTGCTGCTCACCGCCATCGATGCGCGCGCGCGCGGCGCCGAGGTGCTCACGCGCACCCGCTGCACGAGCGCACAGCGCGCGGCCGAGGGCTGGACCGCGACGCTCGAAGGCCCGGGCGGCACGCGCACCGTGCGCGCCCGCGCCGTGGTGAACGCCGCGGGCCCATGGGCCGAATCCTTTCTGCGCGGCGTCGCGCACTCGGCGCATGGCGAGTCGATGGCCACCAAGAGCCTGCGGCTGGTCAAGGGCAGTCATCTCGTGGTCAAGCGGCTGTTCGAGCACGACCATGCCTACATCTTCCAGAGCCCGGACAAGCGGATCATCTTCGCGATCCCCTACCAGGACGACTTCACGCTGATCGGCACCACCGACATCGAACTGCAGGGCGACGACCCGGGCGCCGCGAAGATCGGCAACGACGAGATCGTCTATCTGTGCGAACAGGTGAGCCGCTATTTCGAGAAGCCCCTGACGCCGGCCGACGTGGTGTGGACCTATTCGGGCGTGCGCCCGCTGCTCGACGATGCATCCGGCGATCCGTCGGCCGTCACGCGCGACTACCTGCTCGAATCCAACACCGCCGGTGCGCCGCTGCTGTCGGTGTGGGGCGGCAAGATCACCACCTTTCGCAAGCTGGCCGAAGACGCGGCCGATGAGGTCGGCCAGATGCTGGGGCAAGACCGCGCACAACGCCCGGCCTGGACCGACGGCGCCTTTCTCGCCGGCGGCGACCTGTCCGCCTGGATCGGCCCGCATGTCAAGGGCGCGCGGCCCGATGCCGAGTTCGAGCGTTTCGTGGCCGCCGTGCAGGCCCGCTACCCCTGGCTCGACGCGAAGCTGGCACGCCGGCTGGCCCGCGCCTACGGTGCACGCATCGAAGAACTGATCGGCGATGCCACCGCGATGGACGACATGGGTGCCGCCGTGGCGCCCGGCCTGCACGAGCGCGAGCTGCGCTTCATGCAGGCGCGCGAATGGGTGCAGACCGGCGACGACGCGCTTTGGCGCCGGTCCAAGCTCGGCCTGCACTACACGTCGGAACAGCGCGCTGCGGTCGACGCCTGGCTGCAGGTGCACCCCCAACACTGA
- a CDS encoding DeoR/GlpR family DNA-binding transcription regulator encodes MNSNPRQIKLLDTVRNRGSTTVEQLADMLGVTLQTVRRDVQRLADAGLLTRFHGGVRMPGSTTENIAYQQRASLHADGKARIARAVAQQVPNDCSLILNIGTTTEAIAQQLMHHTGLRVITNNLNVATILSGNTACEVIVAGGSVRSRDRAVVGEATIDFIRQFKVDIALIGVSSIESDGSLRDFDLREVKVAQTIIAQAREVWLAADASKFNRPAMIELGTLSDIDCLFTDADPPPPFPALLERAQVRCDIARAH; translated from the coding sequence GTGAATTCAAATCCCCGCCAGATCAAATTGCTCGACACCGTTCGCAACCGTGGCTCGACCACCGTCGAACAGCTTGCCGACATGCTCGGCGTGACGCTTCAAACGGTGCGCCGCGACGTGCAGCGACTGGCCGACGCCGGCCTCTTGACGCGCTTCCACGGCGGCGTGCGCATGCCGGGCTCGACCACCGAAAACATCGCCTACCAGCAGCGCGCGTCGCTGCATGCGGACGGAAAAGCGCGCATCGCGCGCGCGGTCGCCCAGCAGGTGCCCAACGATTGCTCGCTGATCCTCAACATCGGCACCACGACCGAGGCGATCGCGCAGCAGCTGATGCATCACACCGGCCTGCGCGTGATCACCAACAACCTGAACGTGGCGACCATCCTGAGCGGCAACACGGCCTGCGAAGTGATCGTCGCCGGTGGTTCGGTGCGGTCGCGCGACCGGGCCGTGGTCGGCGAGGCGACGATCGATTTCATCCGGCAGTTCAAAGTCGACATCGCGCTCATCGGTGTGTCGAGCATCGAGTCCGACGGGTCGCTGCGCGACTTCGACCTGCGCGAAGTGAAAGTCGCGCAGACCATCATTGCGCAGGCCCGCGAGGTGTGGCTCGCAGCCGATGCGAGCAAGTTCAACCGGCCCGCGATGATCGAACTCGGTACGCTGTCGGACATCGATTGCCTGTTCACCGACGCCGATCCGCCGCCACCCTTCCCCGCGTTGCTCGAACGCGCTCAAGTGCGTTGCGACATCGCGCGCGCCCATTGA
- the glpK gene encoding glycerol kinase GlpK, with translation MTYLLALDQGTSSSRSIVFDRKGHIVAMAQQELTQIYPQPGWVEHDPREIWQSQLATARDVLKKAKLEARDIHAIGITNQRETTVLWNRKTGMPVHNAIVWQDRRAEPMCAQLRRDGLADTIRDKTGLVIDAYFSGTKLRWLLDNVPGARASADRGELAFGTIDSWLMWQLTGGKVHMTDVSNASRTMLFNVHTNAWDADLLKALDIPATLMPEVKPSSAHFADTDAALLGHALPIGGVAGDQQSALFGQACFQAGMAKNTYGTGCFLLMHTGDAFQPSQNGLLVTSAAQTSAQPQYAMEGSVFVGGAVVQWLRDGLKAIQGSGEVQGLAESVPDAGGVMMVPAFTGLGAPYWNADARGTITGLTRGTTVAHIARAALESIAYQSAALLQAMSRDAVAAGGSAVAELRVDGGACVNDLLMQFQADLLGIPVVRPEVTETTALGAAYLAGLSTGFFKNVEQLTTLWRVERRFLPTMGRAQADESMARWEHAVRQATAG, from the coding sequence ATGACTTACCTGCTCGCCCTCGACCAAGGCACCTCCAGTTCCCGCAGCATCGTGTTCGACCGCAAAGGCCACATCGTTGCCATGGCACAGCAGGAACTGACACAGATCTACCCGCAGCCCGGCTGGGTCGAGCACGACCCACGCGAGATCTGGCAGAGCCAGCTCGCCACTGCGCGCGACGTGCTGAAGAAGGCGAAGCTGGAGGCGAGGGACATTCACGCCATCGGCATCACCAACCAGCGCGAAACCACCGTGCTTTGGAACCGCAAGACTGGCATGCCGGTGCACAACGCCATCGTCTGGCAAGACCGCCGCGCCGAGCCGATGTGCGCGCAGCTGCGGCGCGACGGTCTCGCCGACACCATTCGCGACAAGACCGGCCTGGTGATCGACGCCTACTTCTCCGGCACGAAGCTGCGCTGGTTGCTCGACAACGTGCCGGGCGCCCGCGCATCGGCCGATCGCGGCGAGCTCGCCTTCGGCACCATCGACAGCTGGCTCATGTGGCAGCTGACCGGCGGCAAGGTGCACATGACCGACGTGAGCAACGCGTCTCGCACGATGCTTTTCAATGTGCACACCAACGCGTGGGACGCCGACCTGCTGAAGGCGCTCGACATTCCCGCGACGCTGATGCCCGAGGTGAAGCCGTCCAGTGCGCACTTCGCCGACACCGATGCCGCGCTGCTCGGCCACGCGCTGCCGATCGGCGGCGTGGCCGGCGACCAGCAAAGCGCCCTCTTCGGCCAGGCCTGCTTCCAGGCCGGCATGGCGAAGAACACCTACGGCACCGGCTGCTTCCTGCTGATGCACACCGGCGACGCCTTCCAACCTTCGCAGAACGGCCTGCTCGTGACGAGCGCGGCGCAGACCAGCGCGCAGCCGCAATACGCGATGGAAGGCAGCGTGTTCGTCGGTGGCGCGGTCGTGCAGTGGCTGCGCGATGGGCTCAAGGCGATTCAGGGCAGCGGCGAGGTGCAGGGCCTGGCCGAGAGCGTGCCCGATGCCGGCGGCGTGATGATGGTGCCGGCCTTCACCGGCCTCGGCGCGCCCTACTGGAATGCCGACGCGCGTGGCACGATCACGGGCCTTACACGCGGCACGACAGTGGCGCACATCGCGCGTGCTGCGCTCGAAAGCATCGCCTACCAGAGCGCCGCGTTGCTGCAGGCGATGAGCCGCGATGCCGTGGCCGCCGGCGGCTCAGCCGTGGCCGAGTTGCGCGTGGACGGCGGTGCCTGCGTGAACGATTTGCTGATGCAGTTCCAGGCCGATTTGCTTGGCATTCCGGTCGTGCGGCCGGAGGTCACCGAAACCACGGCGCTCGGTGCCGCCTACCTCGCCGGCCTGTCGACCGGCTTCTTCAAGAACGTCGAGCAACTCACGACACTCTGGCGCGTCGAGCGCCGCTTCCTCCCGACGATGGGCCGCGCGCAAGCCGACGAATCGATGGCGCGCTGGGAGCACGCGGTGCGACAGGCCACCGCGGGCTGA